One Sphingobacteriales bacterium DNA segment encodes these proteins:
- the fsa gene encoding fructose-6-phosphate aldolase: MKFFIDTANLDQIHEAASLGILDGVTTNPSLIAKEGIKGEDKILQHYLDICKIVEGDISAEVIATNFDGIVREGKQLAALSPKIVVKVPMIKDGVKAMVHFTEQGIKTNCTLVFSAGQAILAAKAGATYVSPFIGRIDDSNWDGLDLIESMVAIYSQYAFDTQILAASIRSALHIVKCAELGVDVVTCPLSAILGLLKHPLTDIGLAAFLADAQKTR; encoded by the coding sequence ATGAAATTTTTTATTGATACTGCCAATTTAGACCAAATTCACGAAGCTGCTTCGTTGGGTATTTTAGATGGTGTTACCACCAACCCCTCGTTAATTGCCAAAGAAGGCATTAAAGGCGAAGATAAAATTTTGCAACATTACTTAGATATTTGCAAAATTGTAGAGGGCGATATTAGTGCCGAGGTAATTGCTACTAATTTTGATGGGATTGTGCGCGAAGGAAAACAATTAGCTGCCTTGTCGCCCAAAATTGTAGTAAAAGTACCCATGATTAAAGACGGTGTTAAAGCGATGGTGCATTTTACCGAACAAGGCATTAAAACAAATTGCACCTTAGTATTCTCGGCGGGGCAGGCAATTTTAGCAGCCAAAGCAGGTGCTACCTACGTCTCGCCGTTTATTGGCCGCATTGACGACAGCAATTGGGATGGTTTGGATTTAATTGAATCGATGGTAGCCATTTATAGCCAATATGCTTTTGATACTCAAATTTTAGCAGCATCTATACGCAGTGCTTTGCATATTGTAAAATGCGCCGAGTTAGGGGTAGATGTCGTAACTTGCCCTTTAAGTGCTATTTTAGGCCTGCTAAAACACCCGCTAACCGATATAGGCTTGGCTGCGTTTTTGGCCGATGCGCAAAAAACAAGGTAA
- a CDS encoding choice-of-anchor L domain-containing protein codes for MRNNIRILGFLLSFCLWLNFTNIYAQLEVTQESDAEKLAKAFVGIGLEVSNATLTCPEGGSGFFNGEFTNLGINEGIALCSGTIDEMPGPNDESGATGINTCVDGDQDLNDIIIGFTTNDACILEFDFIPYSENLSFNYVFGSEEYLEYVGSSFNDVFAFFIEGPGVPFQNIALIPGTTVPVSINNLNDASNSEYYVDNGSGFPVDPNSTVQYDGLTVQLQAKIKVTPCETYHLKLAIADAGDCVLDSGVFLEAVV; via the coding sequence ATGAGAAATAATATACGTATTTTAGGCTTTTTACTTTCGTTTTGCTTATGGCTGAATTTTACAAATATTTATGCCCAATTAGAAGTAACTCAGGAATCTGATGCCGAAAAATTAGCTAAAGCCTTTGTAGGTATTGGTCTTGAGGTTTCTAATGCCACACTTACCTGCCCCGAAGGAGGATCAGGTTTTTTTAACGGCGAGTTTACCAATTTAGGCATTAACGAAGGTATTGCCCTTTGCTCGGGCACCATTGATGAAATGCCCGGACCTAATGACGAAAGTGGTGCAACCGGCATAAATACCTGTGTTGATGGCGACCAGGATTTAAACGATATTATCATTGGTTTTACCACCAACGATGCCTGTATTTTGGAGTTTGACTTTATACCTTACTCCGAAAATTTGTCGTTTAATTACGTATTTGGCTCTGAAGAATATTTGGAGTATGTAGGAAGTAGTTTTAATGACGTTTTTGCCTTTTTTATCGAAGGGCCGGGCGTGCCGTTTCAAAATATTGCACTTATTCCGGGCACCACCGTTCCTGTTTCCATTAATAATCTAAACGATGCCTCAAACTCTGAATATTATGTGGACAATGGCAGTGGCTTCCCTGTTGACCCCAACTCGACAGTGCAATACGATGGCTTGACTGTGCAATTACAAGCTAAAATTAAAGTAACCCCCTGCGAAACCTACCACCTGAAATTAGCTATTGCCGATGCTGGCGACTGTGTACTCGACTCGGGTGTGTTTTTAGAGGCTGTAGTTTAA
- a CDS encoding T9SS type A sorting domain-containing protein: MLASTVSTTTTDFDNMVEGCVDGKVKFVANNPVEEDLVLSFEIAGTATEGEDYVSFPKTITIPAGQQEVEFIIDGIEDGLAEGAESIVINFNLPLGCDTSFFQTATLNIEDLVPLTASADQTLIEPGTIVTLSATGGSGQYKWMPSVGLGTPNEATTTAIPLATTTYTVQSIVGSCILEKEVTIFIQACSPETDPVVGTVSLNETHACAGDIVAATTNGTLLQAEDALAFYLHNNPDSDFNAPGFTLYDSNLSGNFANDGSYPYNTTLYITAIAADSLSNGYPDLADQCISISPAAPIVFLQPIEPVINAYCDYSIGLYTVVASFKGGYPQYDNTSTYEVAGNATTILAYQETVELSFQEAETFLWGLTATDVMGCQGAYSEEVLCIKTPLDLLTFSGKPLQNGNQLDWATATEQNIDFYTLKSSANSKNKFETIAQIEAKDNTTTNQNDYQFIDIDAKALNATTTYYQLFSTDALSGQTQLLATASINRQQQQVGNTLKIAAITPLTDGSNQLLFNQATSQATQLSVYDVSARQVVNQTLAQGITTANFTLPNAGSSGVYFVTVTNGQQTDTKRFVR; this comes from the coding sequence GTGCTAGCCTCCACCGTTTCAACTACTACCACCGATTTTGATAATATGGTAGAAGGTTGCGTGGACGGAAAGGTTAAATTTGTTGCCAATAATCCGGTTGAAGAGGATTTAGTACTGAGCTTTGAAATTGCCGGAACTGCTACCGAAGGCGAAGACTACGTTTCTTTTCCTAAAACTATTACCATACCAGCCGGACAACAAGAGGTTGAGTTTATAATTGATGGCATTGAAGACGGTTTGGCCGAAGGTGCTGAAAGTATTGTCATTAATTTCAACCTGCCACTTGGCTGCGATACCAGTTTTTTTCAAACTGCCACCTTAAATATTGAAGACTTAGTGCCTTTAACAGCCAGTGCCGACCAAACGCTTATTGAACCCGGCACCATTGTTACCCTTAGTGCAACGGGAGGCAGCGGCCAATACAAATGGATGCCTTCGGTAGGTTTAGGCACGCCCAACGAGGCCACTACCACCGCCATACCTTTGGCCACCACTACTTATACCGTACAAAGTATTGTCGGCTCGTGCATACTCGAAAAAGAGGTTACCATTTTTATTCAGGCCTGCAGCCCCGAAACCGACCCTGTTGTTGGCACTGTTTCGCTTAACGAAACCCATGCCTGCGCCGGCGATATTGTTGCCGCCACCACCAATGGCACGCTTTTACAAGCCGAAGATGCCCTTGCCTTTTACCTGCACAATAACCCCGACAGCGATTTTAATGCCCCCGGTTTTACCTTATACGATTCGAACTTATCCGGAAATTTTGCCAACGACGGCAGCTATCCGTACAATACTACCCTATATATTACGGCCATAGCCGCCGACTCGCTATCCAATGGCTACCCCGATTTAGCCGACCAATGTATTTCAATTAGTCCTGCCGCACCTATTGTATTTCTTCAACCCATAGAACCTGTTATTAATGCATACTGCGATTATTCAATAGGTCTTTACACTGTTGTTGCTTCGTTTAAAGGTGGCTATCCCCAATACGACAATACCAGCACCTACGAGGTAGCGGGTAATGCCACTACAATTTTAGCCTACCAAGAAACGGTAGAACTTAGTTTTCAAGAGGCCGAAACGTTTTTATGGGGTTTAACGGCCACCGATGTTATGGGCTGCCAGGGCGCTTATAGCGAAGAAGTACTATGTATTAAAACACCACTTGACCTCCTTACCTTTAGTGGCAAACCCCTGCAAAATGGCAACCAGCTTGATTGGGCAACTGCCACCGAGCAAAATATAGATTTTTACACGCTTAAAAGCAGTGCCAACAGCAAGAACAAGTTTGAAACTATAGCACAAATTGAGGCCAAAGACAATACCACCACAAACCAAAACGACTACCAGTTTATTGATATCGATGCTAAAGCACTTAACGCCACCACCACCTATTACCAACTATTTAGCACCGATGCCCTTAGTGGTCAAACGCAGTTATTGGCTACGGCAAGTATTAACCGCCAGCAACAACAAGTAGGCAACACCTTAAAAATTGCCGCCATTACCCCTTTAACCGATGGCAGCAACCAACTACTGTTTAACCAAGCCACCTCACAAGCCACTCAACTAAGTGTTTACGATGTAAGCGCACGTCAGGTAGTAAATCAAACCTTGGCGCAAGGCATTACCACTGCTAATTTTACCCTGCCAAACGCTGGTAGCAGTGGTGTTTACTTTGTAACTGTTACCAATGGCCAGCAAACCGATACAAAACGATTTGTAAGGTAA
- the mutL gene encoding DNA mismatch repair endonuclease MutL, whose protein sequence is MSNTTDIIKLLPDALANQIAAGEVVQRPSSVVKELLENSIDAGATEIKLYLRDAGKTLIMVNDNGKGMSETDARMCFERHATSKINTVNDLFALRTLGFRGEALASIAAVAHVELKTRQHNADLGTRIVVEDSKILIQEPCQCPPGTSIAVKNLFFSVPARKHFLKNNTVEKAHIIDEFQRVALTRPDLHFALYDGPAEVFHLTTGNLRKRIVALMGNGFNERIVPLEETTDHIRIFGFVGKPEFARKTRGEQFFFVNSRFVKSYYLNHAVQNAYEKLLPSKAIPAWFIFIDIDPAKIDVNVHPTKQEIKFDDERMVYSVLNAAVRRALGVHSLTPTLDFESDVNMPFGTFSPKPITQQQQKPNKDEYDKNDTEEENSQTSLPHIISIPSKYPQSNYQKNKVPKNWQDAFKTNNDVEPDFDNLSKQANYPDENEAINNDNIHQQLRPNNPSSLNTTQTILLQSEGYNTALRPQLDLNYTDKPLPVQIHNKYILVAIKSGMLLIDQQAAHERVLYERFNQHLHDAAGASQQLLFPETINLNPADATLMAGLLPMLSHLGYNITQLSNNSFAVNGVPSDLVAQLVTDNTPHFEQLIEQFKQQQTLSNLPQREKLAMALARNKSIKQGQKLAPAEMQHLIDLLFACNEPQYSPMGKYTFITWHFADLDKLFLK, encoded by the coding sequence ATGTCAAATACCACTGATATTATTAAGCTGCTGCCCGATGCCTTAGCCAACCAAATTGCCGCCGGCGAAGTAGTACAACGACCTTCATCGGTGGTAAAAGAACTGCTCGAAAACAGTATAGATGCCGGCGCTACCGAAATTAAACTGTATCTGCGCGATGCCGGAAAAACCCTTATAATGGTGAACGACAACGGCAAAGGTATGAGCGAAACGGATGCACGGATGTGCTTTGAACGACACGCCACCTCAAAAATAAATACCGTCAACGATTTATTTGCTTTGCGTACACTTGGGTTTAGAGGCGAAGCCTTAGCCTCAATAGCCGCCGTTGCCCACGTTGAACTTAAAACCCGCCAACATAATGCCGACTTAGGTACACGAATTGTAGTTGAAGACAGCAAAATATTAATACAAGAGCCTTGCCAATGCCCACCTGGAACAAGTATTGCCGTAAAAAATTTGTTTTTCTCGGTACCAGCCCGTAAACATTTTTTAAAAAATAATACGGTAGAAAAAGCACATATTATAGACGAATTTCAACGAGTAGCACTTACCCGCCCCGACCTGCACTTTGCACTTTACGACGGCCCTGCTGAGGTTTTTCACCTAACAACTGGCAATTTGCGAAAACGCATTGTTGCACTTATGGGGAATGGTTTTAACGAGCGAATAGTACCACTTGAAGAAACTACCGACCACATCCGGATTTTTGGCTTTGTTGGTAAGCCAGAATTTGCACGTAAAACACGCGGCGAACAATTCTTTTTTGTCAATAGCCGTTTTGTAAAAAGTTACTACCTAAACCACGCGGTCCAAAATGCCTACGAAAAACTATTGCCCTCAAAGGCTATTCCGGCTTGGTTTATATTTATTGATATAGACCCCGCTAAAATAGATGTAAATGTCCACCCCACCAAACAAGAAATAAAATTTGACGATGAGCGCATGGTATATAGTGTTTTAAATGCAGCCGTTCGGCGTGCTTTAGGCGTACATAGCCTAACACCAACTCTTGATTTTGAATCAGACGTAAATATGCCCTTTGGCACTTTCTCACCCAAACCAATAACTCAGCAACAGCAAAAACCTAATAAGGATGAATATGATAAAAACGATACAGAGGAAGAAAACAGCCAAACATCGTTGCCTCATATAATTAGTATCCCCTCAAAATATCCACAATCAAATTATCAAAAAAATAAAGTTCCGAAAAATTGGCAAGATGCATTTAAAACCAATAATGATGTCGAGCCCGATTTCGATAACCTTAGTAAACAAGCTAATTATCCGGATGAAAATGAGGCAATTAATAACGATAACATCCATCAACAACTACGGCCAAACAATCCGTCCTCATTAAATACAACTCAAACAATTTTATTGCAAAGCGAAGGCTATAACACTGCATTACGGCCCCAACTTGACCTAAATTATACCGACAAACCATTACCCGTACAAATACATAATAAATATATATTGGTTGCAATAAAATCAGGAATGTTGTTAATAGACCAACAAGCTGCCCACGAACGTGTTTTGTACGAGCGATTTAATCAACACTTGCACGATGCCGCCGGCGCTTCGCAACAACTACTTTTTCCCGAAACTATAAATTTAAACCCCGCCGATGCCACACTTATGGCCGGATTATTACCCATGCTTAGCCATTTAGGTTATAACATAACGCAACTATCAAACAACAGTTTTGCCGTAAATGGTGTCCCATCTGATTTGGTCGCGCAACTTGTTACCGACAATACACCTCACTTTGAACAACTTATTGAACAGTTTAAACAGCAACAAACTTTATCTAATTTGCCCCAGCGCGAAAAATTGGCAATGGCCTTAGCACGCAATAAAAGCATAAAACAAGGTCAAAAATTAGCCCCTGCAGAAATGCAGCACTTAATTGATTTGTTGTTTGCCTGCAACGAACCACAATATTCGCCAATGGGTAAATACACCTTTATTACCTGGCATTTTGCCGATTTAGATAAATTGTTTTTAAAATAA
- a CDS encoding NAD(P)(+) transhydrogenase (Re/Si-specific) subunit beta translates to MNAFLLEISYLIGSISFIVGLKMLSSPDSARKGNIFAAIGMGLAIIATLFFGGKDGGMVHNLPLIIVAMGIGTVLGYLMAMKVKMTAMPQMVSFFNGMGGACAAIISIIEYNLNGGNITPGFAAVVLPGLAIGSVSFSGSMVAYGKLDEKIKDISAKALTYLNNILLLAILALIVVGIFNPALLGTNIIWLLLGISLLYGVLFVMPIGGADMPVVISLLNSFTGVAAAFGGFLYDNNVMLTGGILVGSAGTILTILMCKAMNRSLLNVIIGSFGSSGAAGTKAAGDQVVKEITLTDTAILCTYASKVCIVPGYGLAVAQAQHICHSFEKALEEKGVDVFYGIHPVAGRMPGHMNVLLAEADVPYPKLLEMEDVNDQMPNTTVVIIIGANDVVNPAAETDPSSPIYGMPIIQAEKAQNIIVMKRSMGKGYAGIENELFFKPKTRMLFGDAKKTLEGLVSEVKNL, encoded by the coding sequence ATGAACGCTTTTTTACTTGAAATATCCTATTTAATTGGTTCTATATCTTTTATTGTGGGCTTGAAAATGCTTAGTAGCCCTGATTCGGCACGTAAAGGCAATATCTTTGCTGCCATAGGAATGGGTTTAGCTATTATAGCCACTTTGTTTTTTGGCGGAAAAGATGGCGGTATGGTGCACAATTTGCCGTTAATTATTGTTGCCATGGGTATAGGAACGGTCCTTGGCTATTTAATGGCTATGAAAGTAAAAATGACCGCCATGCCCCAAATGGTGTCGTTTTTTAATGGTATGGGTGGTGCTTGCGCAGCTATTATTTCAATAATTGAATATAATTTGAATGGTGGAAACATAACCCCGGGTTTTGCCGCAGTAGTTTTGCCCGGATTAGCCATTGGCAGCGTTTCGTTTAGTGGCAGTATGGTAGCCTATGGCAAATTAGATGAAAAAATTAAAGATATTAGTGCCAAAGCACTCACTTACCTCAACAACATCCTTTTATTAGCTATTTTAGCCTTAATAGTTGTAGGTATCTTTAACCCCGCTTTGTTAGGTACTAATATTATATGGTTGTTGTTAGGTATATCGTTATTGTACGGTGTATTGTTTGTAATGCCTATTGGCGGTGCCGATATGCCAGTAGTAATATCGCTGCTTAACTCGTTTACAGGCGTTGCCGCAGCGTTTGGCGGCTTTTTATATGATAATAATGTAATGCTAACGGGTGGCATTTTAGTTGGTTCGGCTGGTACTATTTTAACTATTTTAATGTGCAAAGCCATGAACCGCTCGTTGTTAAACGTAATTATAGGCTCGTTTGGTAGTAGCGGTGCTGCCGGTACTAAAGCTGCCGGCGACCAAGTGGTAAAAGAAATTACCTTAACCGATACAGCAATTTTATGCACCTATGCTTCAAAAGTGTGTATTGTACCCGGATATGGCCTTGCCGTAGCACAAGCCCAACATATTTGCCACAGTTTTGAAAAAGCCCTCGAAGAAAAAGGCGTTGACGTGTTTTATGGCATCCACCCCGTAGCAGGTCGTATGCCCGGGCACATGAACGTACTTTTGGCCGAAGCCGATGTTCCATACCCTAAACTGTTAGAAATGGAAGATGTAAACGACCAAATGCCAAATACCACTGTAGTAATTATAATAGGCGCAAACGATGTGGTAAACCCCGCCGCCGAAACCGACCCCTCAAGCCCAATTTATGGTATGCCCATCATCCAAGCCGAAAAAGCCCAAAATATTATTGTAATGAAACGCAGTATGGGCAAAGGTTATGCTGGAATTGAAAACGAGTTGTTTTTTAAACCTAAAACACGTATGTTGTTTGGCGATGCTAAAAAAACACTCGAAGGCTTGGTTAGCGAGGTGAAAAATTTGTAA
- a CDS encoding NAD(P) transhydrogenase subunit alpha has product MQPIIEIFIQNKEFVYVLILSIFLGIEVIANVPAVLHTPLMSGANAIHGVVIVGAILVMGHADPNNYLALILGFVGVILGTLNVVGGFVVTNRMLEMFKRKPAVKK; this is encoded by the coding sequence ATGCAACCCATCATTGAAATTTTCATCCAAAATAAAGAATTTGTTTACGTTCTAATATTATCAATTTTTCTGGGTATTGAGGTAATTGCCAACGTTCCAGCCGTATTACACACCCCACTAATGTCTGGGGCTAATGCCATACATGGTGTTGTAATAGTAGGGGCAATTTTGGTAATGGGTCACGCCGACCCCAATAACTATTTAGCGCTTATTTTGGGCTTTGTTGGGGTTATACTTGGCACTTTAAACGTGGTTGGTGGATTTGTAGTTACCAATCGAATGCTCGAAATGTTTAAACGTAAACCTGCCGTTAAAAAATAA
- a CDS encoding Re/Si-specific NAD(P)(+) transhydrogenase subunit alpha codes for MTTIGVLKETGEERRVAITPEIAGQLVKMGAVVIVEDNAGFNAHHANSEYEEKGAKIGNLNEVMQAQVVIGVGQPTDNVLAMLNKEQVFIANLNALANKETATKLAERGVTVFSLDIIPRTTRAQAMDVLSSMATIAGYKAVLVAAGHLPKFFPMFMTAAGTVTPAKVLVLGAGVAGLQAIATARRLGAVVEAFDVRAAAKEEVLSLGAKFVDVEGAADDKSAGGYAVEQSEEFKKRQEAVVQEHAAKADVVICTAQIPGRKAPVLLRSATVTQMKPGAVVIDMAASTGGNCELTQNNQTIYQNGVCIIGDSNLAASLPTDASKMFAKNVHNFLKLIITKEGALNLNYNDDIVAGTCLCRDGQIVNERARNAYGL; via the coding sequence ATGACAACTATTGGTGTATTAAAAGAAACTGGCGAAGAACGCCGCGTAGCCATAACCCCCGAAATAGCAGGGCAATTAGTAAAAATGGGAGCCGTTGTTATTGTTGAAGATAATGCCGGATTTAATGCCCACCACGCTAACAGCGAGTACGAAGAAAAAGGCGCTAAAATTGGCAATTTAAACGAGGTGATGCAGGCCCAAGTAGTAATTGGTGTTGGACAGCCGACCGATAATGTTTTAGCCATGTTAAACAAAGAGCAAGTGTTTATAGCTAATTTAAATGCGTTAGCCAATAAAGAAACGGCCACCAAACTGGCTGAACGGGGCGTTACCGTATTTAGCTTAGATATTATACCCCGCACTACCCGCGCACAGGCAATGGATGTATTATCGAGTATGGCTACCATTGCCGGATACAAAGCGGTTTTGGTGGCAGCCGGCCATTTGCCAAAGTTTTTCCCGATGTTTATGACCGCAGCCGGCACTGTTACCCCTGCTAAAGTATTAGTTCTTGGCGCCGGTGTTGCAGGTTTACAAGCTATTGCCACTGCCCGCCGTTTAGGGGCAGTTGTTGAGGCCTTTGACGTTAGAGCCGCTGCCAAAGAAGAGGTATTAAGCTTAGGTGCAAAATTTGTTGATGTTGAAGGTGCAGCAGACGACAAATCTGCCGGAGGGTATGCCGTAGAACAAAGCGAAGAATTTAAAAAACGCCAGGAAGCAGTCGTGCAAGAACACGCAGCAAAGGCAGACGTAGTTATTTGTACTGCTCAAATACCTGGGCGTAAGGCACCAGTTTTGTTGCGCAGTGCTACCGTTACCCAAATGAAACCCGGCGCAGTAGTAATTGATATGGCCGCCTCAACAGGAGGAAATTGCGAACTAACCCAAAACAACCAAACCATATATCAAAATGGGGTTTGTATTATAGGCGACTCAAACCTTGCCGCCTCGCTACCTACCGACGCAAGTAAAATGTTTGCCAAAAATGTACATAATTTTTTAAAACTCATAATTACCAAAGAAGGCGCACTAAACCTTAACTATAATGATGACATTGTTGCCGGCACCTGCCTATGCCGCGATGGACAAATTGTAAACGAGCGCGCCCGCAATGCCTACGGATTATAA
- a CDS encoding Ig-like domain-containing protein, which produces MFYPDKKNKTIRKVTNLIIIATVTLFTLTKCANKVAPVGGDKDIKGPDIVVTNPTNKSLQFAGKTLELRFDEFVKLQNEQDEIIISPPPTEKPSFVLRGKTLQIKFKEPLQTNTTYTITMGDAVKDITENNPAAKSIFSFSTGSTLDTLFLAGTVKKTPSAEPADKTFVGLYPYDADSNFTKRPPLYLARTDAKGKYLLQGIAPGKYRLVAFSDQNFNLYFDLPNEQIAFATDAVTPDTTQKNIPNLNLFSEGFNTPKVMTKGSNIFGRLDLVYDQRVDTLDITPLYWQPNKGDFLVLKNTTLDTINIWYRNLPKNTDSLIIVAKGSNNYQDTIKFLTLPGLEDLDDINFTGNISGRGVGVITPYQTINLLFNHPIERYDSTKIQLLENDKPIDLTGKLYLNPNNPKRFSINYPAKPDHTYELIFLKESFTDFFNILIPEIKRPFKVNPENFYGNLQVNLSNYNPDYNYIATLKSNNKILTEQVVTNGKWVVNWLKPGNLQIIVTEDRNKNNRWTTGFWRTKTQPERTFSTPQPTVIQANWDTEVTIDVQ; this is translated from the coding sequence ATGTTTTATCCGGATAAAAAAAATAAAACAATTCGAAAAGTAACTAATTTAATCATAATTGCCACAGTTACTTTATTTACGCTAACCAAATGTGCCAACAAGGTGGCGCCCGTTGGTGGCGATAAAGACATCAAAGGCCCCGATATAGTAGTTACTAACCCAACAAATAAAAGTTTGCAGTTTGCCGGCAAAACCCTTGAACTTCGCTTCGATGAATTTGTAAAACTTCAAAACGAACAGGACGAAATTATTATCTCGCCGCCGCCAACCGAAAAACCTTCGTTTGTACTGCGAGGAAAAACCTTACAAATTAAATTTAAAGAGCCCTTGCAAACAAACACAACCTATACCATTACCATGGGCGATGCCGTGAAAGATATTACCGAAAACAATCCGGCAGCCAAAAGTATATTTAGTTTTTCGACCGGAAGCACCCTCGATACACTTTTTTTAGCAGGAACAGTAAAAAAAACACCCAGTGCCGAACCCGCCGACAAAACTTTTGTTGGCTTGTACCCTTATGATGCCGACTCGAATTTTACTAAACGCCCTCCCTTGTATTTAGCTCGTACCGATGCAAAAGGTAAGTATTTATTACAAGGCATTGCGCCGGGCAAATATCGGTTAGTGGCTTTTAGCGACCAAAATTTTAATTTGTATTTCGACCTTCCAAACGAGCAAATTGCTTTTGCTACCGATGCCGTTACCCCCGATACTACTCAAAAAAATATACCCAATTTAAACCTGTTTAGTGAGGGCTTTAACACACCCAAAGTAATGACCAAGGGCAGCAATATTTTTGGCCGCCTTGATTTAGTGTACGACCAGCGCGTTGATACCCTCGATATTACCCCCTTGTATTGGCAGCCCAATAAAGGCGACTTTTTAGTGCTAAAAAACACAACCCTCGACACCATTAATATATGGTACAGAAACCTGCCAAAAAATACCGATAGCTTGATAATTGTGGCTAAAGGCAGCAATAATTACCAAGATACCATAAAATTTTTAACCCTGCCCGGATTAGAAGACCTTGACGATATAAATTTTACCGGAAACATATCGGGGCGCGGTGTGGGGGTAATTACACCCTACCAAACTATAAATTTGCTGTTTAACCACCCCATTGAACGCTACGACTCTACTAAAATACAGCTTTTAGAAAACGATAAGCCCATAGATTTAACCGGAAAACTGTATCTAAACCCGAACAACCCTAAACGATTTAGCATTAATTACCCTGCAAAGCCCGACCATACCTACGAACTTATATTTTTAAAAGAATCGTTTACCGACTTTTTCAATATTTTAATTCCGGAAATAAAACGACCTTTTAAAGTAAATCCGGAAAATTTTTATGGCAATTTACAAGTAAACTTATCAAATTATAACCCTGATTACAATTATATAGCCACCTTAAAATCGAACAATAAAATACTAACCGAGCAAGTTGTTACAAATGGCAAATGGGTTGTAAACTGGCTAAAACCCGGCAATTTGCAAATAATTGTAACCGAAGACAGAAATAAAAATAACCGCTGGACAACCGGATTTTGGCGCACTAAAACACAACCCGAACGAACTTTTAGCACCCCGCAACCAACGGTAATTCAAGCCAACTGGGATACAGAGGTAACAATAGATGTGCAGTAA
- the aroC gene encoding chorismate synthase, whose product MAGNSFGDIFRITTFGESHGAAIGVVIDGCPAGVTLSIEQIQYDLDRRRPGQSAIVTQRNEADTVQILSGLYEGKTLGSPIALLIQNQNQRQADYAEWQQIYRPSHADFTWQTKYQHRDHRGGGRASARETAARVAAGAVAKALLTQATNILVTAYVSQVGQITVPLPYHQLDLAQTETNLVRCPHLPTAAAMEALINQVCANGDTVGGCITGLITGCPVGLGEPVFDKLQAQLSAAMLSINAVKGFEYGSGFAGAAMLGSQHNDVFTTHPQTNQIVTLTNNSGGIQGGITNGMDIYFKVAFKPVATLMQTQNTVNQQGEAVKMQGKGRHDACVLPRAVPIVEAMAALVMADFWLKAKLSKI is encoded by the coding sequence ATGGCGGGCAATAGTTTTGGCGATATATTTAGAATAACCACTTTTGGCGAGTCGCACGGGGCTGCTATTGGCGTTGTTATTGATGGCTGCCCGGCAGGAGTTACTCTATCTATAGAACAAATACAATACGATTTAGACAGGCGGCGACCGGGGCAATCGGCCATTGTAACACAGCGCAACGAAGCCGATACGGTACAAATTTTATCCGGATTGTATGAAGGCAAAACACTTGGCTCGCCCATTGCCTTGCTCATACAAAACCAAAACCAACGCCAGGCCGATTATGCCGAATGGCAACAAATTTACCGCCCCTCACACGCCGATTTTACTTGGCAAACCAAATACCAACACCGCGACCACCGCGGGGGCGGGCGCGCATCGGCCCGCGAAACGGCAGCCCGCGTAGCCGCCGGGGCAGTTGCCAAAGCTTTGCTTACACAAGCAACTAATATTTTAGTAACAGCCTATGTTAGTCAGGTTGGCCAAATAACCGTACCGCTGCCCTACCACCAACTTGACCTTGCCCAAACCGAAACAAATTTGGTACGCTGCCCCCACCTGCCTACAGCCGCTGCTATGGAAGCCCTAATTAATCAGGTCTGCGCCAATGGCGATACTGTTGGCGGCTGTATTACAGGCCTAATAACTGGCTGCCCCGTTGGGCTTGGCGAGCCTGTTTTCGATAAATTGCAGGCGCAGCTAAGTGCAGCTATGTTGAGCATTAATGCCGTTAAGGGCTTCGAGTATGGGTCGGGGTTTGCTGGGGCAGCTATGCTTGGCTCGCAGCATAACGATGTGTTTACAACCCATCCACAAACTAATCAAATCGTTACTTTAACGAATAATTCGGGGGGAATACAGGGCGGCATCACAAATGGTATGGATATTTATTTTAAGGTGGCATTTAAACCAGTGGCTACACTTATGCAAACACAAAATACCGTCAATCAGCAAGGCGAAGCGGTAAAAATGCAAGGCAAAGGCCGCCACGATGCTTGTGTTTTGCCTCGCGCTGTGCCTATTGTTGAGGCAATGGCGGCGCTCGTTATGGCCGATTTTTGGCTTAAAGCAAAATTAAGTAAAATATAA